Below is a window of Oceanibaculum indicum P24 DNA.
GAAGCCGGTGCAGCAGCCCCAACCACAGGAAATCAAGCCGCAGCAGGTCGCCAAGGCAGAACCCGCCCCGGTGCAGGCGGAAGCCGCACCGGCACCGTCGGTTACCGGGTCCGCTGGCAAGTCGGGCGCCCAGGATTCGCAGAATGCCGGCACCACGAACAGCACTTCCGCGTCGGCGGGCGGCGGCATGCCGGGTTCCTCGGCCGATTATCTGGCGCTGGTGCAGGCCTGGCTGGAACGCCACAAGGAATATCCGCGCCGGGCGCAGTTGCGCCGCATCGAGGGCACGGCGGTGCTGCGCTTCGTCATGGACCGCGAGGGCAAGCTGGTTTCCTACCGGCTGGAACGCGGCTCCGGCCATTCCGTGCTGGACGAGGCGGTGCGGGAAATGATCGAGCGTGCCTCGCCCTTCCCACCGCTGCCGCCCGAAATCCAGCAGGCCAATCTGGAACTGGTGGTGCCAGTTTCCTTCTACCTGCGCTGACGTCGCTTACAGGCCCGGCCCCATCAGATAGTCGGGCAGCCAGGTGGCGATGCCGGGGAACAGGCACAGCAGCAGCATGCCGACCACCATGCACAGCATGAAGGGCAGGGCGCCGTACAGGATCGTCGGCAGCTTGATCTTCGGTGCGATGCCGTTGATGACATAGAGGTTCAGGCCGACCGGCGGGGTGATCAGCCCCAACTCCATATTGATGGTCAGGATGACGCCGAACCAAATCGGGTCGAAGCCGGCATTCACGATGATCGGCAGCAGGATCGGCGTGGTCATCAGGATGACGGCGGCCGGCGGCAGGAAGCAGCCGGCGACCAGCAGCAGGATGTTCACGAAGAACAGCAGCAGCCAGCGGTTGATGTCCAGTAGCGCAATCCATTCCGCAATGGCCTGGGTGACGTACAGGCTGGACAGCATGTAGCTGAACAGCACCGAGGTGCCGATGATCATCATGATCATCACCGATTCGCGCATGCCGTCGCGCATGATGTGCCACAGCGCGGTCGGCTGCCAGACGCGGTAGATGACGACCACCAGCAGCAGGCACAGCATGGCGCCCACGCCCGCCGCCTCGGACGGGGTGGCGAGGCCGCCATACATCGAATAGACGACGCCGGCGATGATCAGCAGGAAAGGCAGGATGCGCGGTAGCACCTCCAGCTTCTGGCGCAGCGAATAGCGCTCGCCGATCTGCGCCAGCCCCTCGCCGCGCCGCCAGCACAGGAACAGCGCCCACAGCATGAACAGGCCGGTCAGCATTAGCCCCGGCACGACGCCGGCCAGGAACAGCCGGCCGATGGAGGTCTCGGAAGCGATGCCGTACAGGATCATCGTCACCGAGGGCGGGATCAGGATTCCCAGCGTGCCGCCCGCCGCGATGGCGCCGGTCGCCAGATCGTCGGAATAGCCGCGCTTCTGCATCTCCGGGATGCCCATGCGGCCAATGGCGGCGCAAGTGGCGGGCGAGGAGCCGGTCATCGCGCTGAACAGGGCACAGGCGCCCAGATTGGAGATGACAAGGCTGCCCGGCACGCGGCTGAACCAGCGCGCCAGCGCCTCGTACAGGTCCGAGCCCGCCCGGCTGGAGGCGACAGCAGCCCCCATCAGCACGAACATCGGGATCGACACCAGGGTGAAGTCGTTCAGGCCGGCATAGAGCGTGTCGGCCAGGAACTCGATGGCGCGCAGCCCGTCGAAGGCGACCATGAAGCCGACGGCGACCACGCCAAGCCCAAAGGCGACCGGCATGCCGGTCCCCAGCACGACCAGCGTCACGAGGCCGATCAGCAGGCCAAGGGTAAGCTCGCTCATGAATGCTGCTCCGGTTCCATGCCGAACGGCATGTCGCGTCCGGTCAGCAGGCAATAGATATCGGCGACATATTGCAGGCACAGCACGCCCATGCCGATGGGCAGGGCGGCGTAATAGATCCACAGGCGCGCCCGCCACATGGAATCGGTGGTCCAGCCGCCATCATAGGCCTCCCACCACCATTCGATACCGTTCCACAGCACCAGCAGGCAGAAGCCGAGCGCGATCACCGAGGCGACGAAGGCCAGCCGCACACGCCAGCGGTGCGAGAGATAAAGCGGCAGCAGATCGACATTCACATGCCCCTTGGTCAGCAGCACATAGGGGCTGCCCACGAAGGTGGCGGCGACCAGGATGAAGGTGACGAACTCGCTCTGCCAGATCGCCGATTCCTGCAACACCGTGCGGACGAAGATCATCTGGCAGACGATGATGACCGAGGCGAGGATCATCAGGACGGCGGCAATGCCGCAAATCCGCGACAGCGCCGTGACCGTTCGGACGTAGAGCTGCATGGTCGCTCCAGAGAGGGCGGTATGTGACGGGGTAGGGGAGAGGGTTCCGCCCGTACCGCTTATCGGCACGGGCGGACTCTCTGTGGCTGGCGGGCTTACTGCACCGACAGCGCCATCTCGATCAGCTTGGCGCCGGTCGGCACCTTTTCCGAGAAGGTCTTGTAGGAGGTCTTCTTCGCCACCTCGCGCCAGGCATTGGCCTGTGCGTCAGACATGGTGACGACCTTCACATTGTTCTTCGTGTAGGCCTCGACCAGCTTCTCGTCGAGCTTCTTGCTCTCCGCCGCGAAATAGTCTTCCGACTTCTTCGCCGCCTTCATCAGCGCGTCCTGCTGGTTCTTGTTCAGTTTGTCGAAGCTGCGCTTGGACATCAGCACCGGCTCGTACATGAACCACAGCGCATTGTCGCCGGGAGCGGTCAGGCAGGAGAGCTGCTCATACAGGCGGAAGGAGACGAAGCTGCCCGCGCTGGTGTCGGTGGCATTGGCCACACCGGTCTGCAGCGCGTTATAGACCTCGTTGGACGGGATCGAGACGATGGACGCCCCGGCGCCGGCCCACATCTCGGCGAAGGTGGCACCGGCCGAGCGCGCCTTCAGGCCCGCCGCGTCCTGCGGCTCCAGGATGCACTTGTCCTTGCCGCCGAAGGCGCCGGCCAGCCAGGCATCGGCCAGCACGATGACGCCGGCATCCTCGATGATCTTCTTGATCTCACCCATGAAGGGCGACTTGTTCAGGCGCTTGGCATGGTCATGATTCTTCACCAGGCCCGGCATCAGCGTGGCGCCGAATTCCGGATGGCGGCCGCTGGCATAATCGAGCGGGAAGGCCGTGATGTCGATCTGGCCCTTCAGCATCGCCTGCCACTGTTCCTTCGGCTTCACCAGCGAGGCGCCGGGGAACACCTTGATCTCCATGCCGACATTGGCTGCCGCGACCTCACGGGCGATGATCTGCACCATCTCGTCGCGCACATCGCCCTTGCCGCCGGGGAACTGGTGCGAGGCCTTCAGCTCGACCGCTGCCGCATCCTGTACGGCAAGGGCCGCCATCGCCACACCGGCGAATGCGGCCAGAATGAACCGGTTACGCTTCATTGGTTTTCCTCCCTGTGAAAGCGTTTTTCATTTTTTGTAAAACCAGTATGAGACGAAAAATGTGCGCATCACAACAGTCTCTGTATTGGGCTCTGTTTGGTGGCGGGCAGGGGGCAAAATAATACCGCCCATCGGGGCTTGCCGTGGGGCCCGTCCCGTCGCACTCTGCGAGCCGGTCGCATTGACCTAACCGAGGGGGCGAAATCCATGCTGCGCATCTGGGGCCGCAACAATTCCATCAATGTCCAGAAGGTGATGTGGTGCGTCGGCGAGCTGGGGCTGACGCATGAGCGTATCGATGCGGGCCGCGAATTCGGCCTGACCGGCGAGGACTGGTACCGCAAGATGAACCCGAACGGGCTGGTGCCGGTGATCGACGATCGCGGCTTCGTGCTCTGGGAATCCAACGCCATCGTCCGCTATCTGGCGGAGACCTACGACCATGGTGGCCTGTGCCCCGCTGATGCGAAGAAGCGCGCGCAGGCCGGCCAGTGGATGGACTGGGCCACGACCATTCTGGGCGCGCCGATGACCACTGCTTTCTGGCAACTGATCCGCACGCCCGAGGCGGAGCGCGACATGGGCGCGGTTGAGAAGGCGGCTGAGGCGCTGGGCAAGCATTACGCGCTGCTGAACCGGCATCTCGACAGCCGGCTCTACATGCTGGGCGAGCGGCTGACCATGGCGGACATCCCGGTCGGCGCCTTCGTGCACCGCTGGTACGCGCTGGACGTGCCGCACCCGGAGCTGCCGTCCTTGCGTGCCTGGTATCAGCGGTTGACCGAGCGGGAGGCGTTCCGCACCCATGTCATGCTGCCGCTGACGTGATCCGCCTGTTCCGAACGGTATTGGAGGCCGCCCAAAAACGGCCCGAATGAGGTTTCATCATCCCTGTCGTCAAAGGTTAAGCTTAGGCCGCTACGATGCGATACCGGACACACAAAAGAAGCGAGGCTAACATCATGTCGATTTCCCCCCGGTTCCGAACCGCTTCCGGTTTCCTGTCCCGTATGGTTGTCGCCGCGTCCCTGGCTGTCGCCGGGTTGGCCGGGACCGCCCCCGCGCCGGCCAGCGCGCAGGTCAGCGCTCAGGCCTCCGGCATCTCCATCGAGCTCAACAAGCTGGAGGAGCAGCCGAATGCCTGCCGCGTCTATATGCTGTTCGAAAATCCGGGCCAGACCGAGTTCAGCGAATTCCAGCTCGACCTCGTGCTGTTCGATACCAATGGCGTGATCGCCCGCCGCCTGTCGCTGGACGCCGCCCCCTTGCGGGCCGAGAAGACCAGCGTGAAGCTGTTCGATATCGACGGGCTGGCCTGCCCGAAGATCGGCCGCATCCTGCTGAACGACATGCTGGGCTGCGCCGATGCCTCGGGCAAGCGCAGCGACTGCCTGAAGCTGATCAAGCCTTCCAGTCGGGTCGACGCCAAGTTCGTGAAATAGGGGTAAGAAAACCCTCTCCCCAACGCGGGAGAGGGCGGTGAGCGTAAGCGAACCGGGTGAGGGGGCGACTCTGACCGTGCAATTACCCCTCACCCAGCTGCGCCTAATTCGCTCTCGCTCATAAGGCTCCGCAACCCTCTCCCGCAAGGGGAGAGGGCATTTAACAGTAGAGCCCCCTACATCACCTTGCCGGGGAACGGGTGTTCCCCGGTGCGCGATTCGACCTCGATGACCCAGATGTCCGGGTCGCGCCCGACCGCGCGCTCGATATAGGCGTCAGCCTCGGCTTCCGGCACCAGCGCGCCATCGAAGGCGGCCAGCCAGCCCAGATTGCCGTCCAGATCGCGGGCCTGGCTCAGCAGCTGGCAGCCCTGTTCCAGCCGGTTCACCTTCAGCAGCACCGTCGCCCCGGCCTCCGCCCCCTTGCGCAGCACATAGGCCGGCAGGTTGCGCGCCATGCATTGGCGCAGGTGAGCCTTGACCCAGATGTCCGTGGTCAAGCGCGGTTCTTCCATCCTAGACTGCCTTTCAAGAATTCAGCGACCGTTCCTGCCGCCTTATCCCATGCCGGGAAGGGCGCGCCAAGGACAGCATAAGAGCCGCAGCATATCTTGAGGAAGGAAACGGACGATATGAGTGCGACCTCATTCACCGTCGATCAGCTGGCCCAGCGCATCCCGGACGGGGCCAAAATCGCCCTGCCGCCGGATTATTCCGGCTGCGCCATGGAAGTGGTGCGCGCGCTGATCCGGCGCGGTGCTAAGAATCTGCACATTGTCGGCGTGCCCTCGGTGGGGCTGCAGGGCGACATGCTGATCGGCGCCGGCTGTGTCGGCACGCTGGAGACAGCGGCGGTCACCATGGGCGAGCTGGGCATAGCACCCCGCTTCATCGCCGCCGCCAAGGCCGGCACCATCAAGCTGCGCGACGGCACCTGCCCGGCCATTCATGCCGGGTTGCAGGCGGCGGAGAAGGGCATCCCCTACATGCCGCTGCGCGGCGTGCTGGGCAGCGATCTGGTCGCGCATCGCGACGACTGGAAGGTGGCTGAAAACCCGTTCGGCGAGAATGATCCGATCCTGCTGGTCCCGGCGATCCGCCCGGATGTGGCGCTGTTCCATGTCCGCAAGGCCGACCGCAAGGGCAATGTCTGGATCGGCGTGCGGCGCGAGCTGATGCTGATGGCGCATGCCGCGAAGGAATGCCTGGTCACCGCCGAGGAGATCGTCGAGGGCGACCTGCTGGCCGACGAGGCGACGGCGGCCGGCACCATCCCCGGCCTCTATGTCACCGCCATCGCGGAGGCGAAGGAGGGGGCCTGGCCGGTCGGCCTGGGTGGCGCCTATCCGGCCGATGCCGGGCATATCGCGGATTATTACGAACAGGCACGCAGCGACGAGGGCTTCCGGAGCTACCTCGCGCAGCATGTGCTGACCCGTAACGCGGCGGAGTGACCCTGATGGCCACAGATTGCAAGCCCGAGGAACTGCTGATCTCCTTCATCGCCGACAGGCTGGCGGGGCTGCGCCATGTCGCGGTCGGCAATTCCTCCCCGATTCCGGGTGCCGCCGCGCTGCTG
It encodes the following:
- a CDS encoding energy transducer TonB — encoded protein: MRLSPRAKLAGLIASLAIHGSALAFFADFSEDKGTAQAGLGGVEVALAPMGGAPGSEARAVESTETVKPTEVTEAVKPIETAEVPDVPVTPVEQARPVEPVKPIEPVKPVEPVKVKEEPEKVKMAEVPPPPPPPPVKPVVKKPEPPKPVQQPQPQEIKPQQVAKAEPAPVQAEAAPAPSVTGSAGKSGAQDSQNAGTTNSTSASAGGGMPGSSADYLALVQAWLERHKEYPRRAQLRRIEGTAVLRFVMDREGKLVSYRLERGSGHSVLDEAVREMIERASPFPPLPPEIQQANLELVVPVSFYLR
- a CDS encoding TRAP transporter large permease, which translates into the protein MSELTLGLLIGLVTLVVLGTGMPVAFGLGVVAVGFMVAFDGLRAIEFLADTLYAGLNDFTLVSIPMFVLMGAAVASSRAGSDLYEALARWFSRVPGSLVISNLGACALFSAMTGSSPATCAAIGRMGIPEMQKRGYSDDLATGAIAAGGTLGILIPPSVTMILYGIASETSIGRLFLAGVVPGLMLTGLFMLWALFLCWRRGEGLAQIGERYSLRQKLEVLPRILPFLLIIAGVVYSMYGGLATPSEAAGVGAMLCLLLVVVIYRVWQPTALWHIMRDGMRESVMIMMIIGTSVLFSYMLSSLYVTQAIAEWIALLDINRWLLLFFVNILLLVAGCFLPPAAVILMTTPILLPIIVNAGFDPIWFGVILTINMELGLITPPVGLNLYVINGIAPKIKLPTILYGALPFMLCMVVGMLLLCLFPGIATWLPDYLMGPGL
- a CDS encoding TRAP transporter small permease, which encodes MQLYVRTVTALSRICGIAAVLMILASVIIVCQMIFVRTVLQESAIWQSEFVTFILVAATFVGSPYVLLTKGHVNVDLLPLYLSHRWRVRLAFVASVIALGFCLLVLWNGIEWWWEAYDGGWTTDSMWRARLWIYYAALPIGMGVLCLQYVADIYCLLTGRDMPFGMEPEQHS
- the dctP gene encoding TRAP transporter substrate-binding protein DctP; translation: MKRNRFILAAFAGVAMAALAVQDAAAVELKASHQFPGGKGDVRDEMVQIIAREVAAANVGMEIKVFPGASLVKPKEQWQAMLKGQIDITAFPLDYASGRHPEFGATLMPGLVKNHDHAKRLNKSPFMGEIKKIIEDAGVIVLADAWLAGAFGGKDKCILEPQDAAGLKARSAGATFAEMWAGAGASIVSIPSNEVYNALQTGVANATDTSAGSFVSFRLYEQLSCLTAPGDNALWFMYEPVLMSKRSFDKLNKNQQDALMKAAKKSEDYFAAESKKLDEKLVEAYTKNNVKVVTMSDAQANAWREVAKKTSYKTFSEKVPTGAKLIEMALSVQ
- a CDS encoding glutathione S-transferase family protein; translated protein: MLRIWGRNNSINVQKVMWCVGELGLTHERIDAGREFGLTGEDWYRKMNPNGLVPVIDDRGFVLWESNAIVRYLAETYDHGGLCPADAKKRAQAGQWMDWATTILGAPMTTAFWQLIRTPEAERDMGAVEKAAEALGKHYALLNRHLDSRLYMLGERLTMADIPVGAFVHRWYALDVPHPELPSLRAWYQRLTEREAFRTHVMLPLT
- a CDS encoding DUF1491 family protein, encoding MTTDIWVKAHLRQCMARNLPAYVLRKGAEAGATVLLKVNRLEQGCQLLSQARDLDGNLGWLAAFDGALVPEAEADAYIERAVGRDPDIWVIEVESRTGEHPFPGKVM
- a CDS encoding CoA transferase subunit A; protein product: MSATSFTVDQLAQRIPDGAKIALPPDYSGCAMEVVRALIRRGAKNLHIVGVPSVGLQGDMLIGAGCVGTLETAAVTMGELGIAPRFIAAAKAGTIKLRDGTCPAIHAGLQAAEKGIPYMPLRGVLGSDLVAHRDDWKVAENPFGENDPILLVPAIRPDVALFHVRKADRKGNVWIGVRRELMLMAHAAKECLVTAEEIVEGDLLADEATAAGTIPGLYVTAIAEAKEGAWPVGLGGAYPADAGHIADYYEQARSDEGFRSYLAQHVLTRNAAE